One Methylocapsa sp. D3K7 DNA window includes the following coding sequences:
- the rfbC gene encoding dTDP-4-dehydrorhamnose 3,5-epimerase encodes MDLKFERFGIQGLILCRPEKFADARGYFTETYNQRIYAEAGISCVFVQDNQSGSARRGTIRGLHFQIPPEPQSKLVRVLRGSIFDVVIDLRCGSATYGQSFTITLTAAGGEQLFLPEGFAHGFCTLEPDTEIAYKVDRFYAPSCDAGFRWDDPGLGIAWPVDPDEVTVSDKDAKLPSFKTFVSPFA; translated from the coding sequence ATGGATTTGAAATTTGAGAGATTTGGCATTCAAGGCCTCATTCTCTGCCGGCCGGAAAAGTTCGCCGATGCCCGCGGTTATTTCACGGAAACCTACAATCAGCGAATTTATGCGGAGGCCGGCATATCTTGCGTTTTTGTCCAGGACAACCAGTCGGGTTCGGCCCGGCGCGGCACGATCAGAGGCCTCCATTTTCAAATTCCCCCGGAGCCGCAAAGCAAACTGGTGAGAGTGTTGCGTGGATCGATTTTCGATGTCGTCATCGATTTACGCTGCGGCAGCGCGACTTACGGGCAGTCCTTCACGATCACATTGACAGCAGCGGGGGGCGAGCAACTCTTTTTGCCGGAAGGTTTTGCTCATGGGTTCTGCACGCTCGAACCGGATACCGAGATTGCCTATAAAGTCGACCGGTTCTATGCCCCTTCCTGCGATGCGGGATTCCGCTGGGACGATCCAGGCCTTGGTATCGCGTGGCCAGTCGATCCCGACGAGGTGACCGTCTCCGACAAGGACGCCAAGCTACCCTCGTTCAAGACATTTGTTTCACCATTCGCGTGA
- a CDS encoding glycosyltransferase family 2 protein, producing MSTWQAIDEDPAFLLSFQLLRPRFLLIHLEGAASTIDPVLYLDTGMKFSEAESFALGIGKRLVCVVAPRSLPSLLRIRLDPCSRPVRFRLTITWSNAAGPVQKQLARATQWNGQQSAHATLFARFGEDPLWSNETGSFRPVKTSFSSVADHYSKVVGLAAIQAPPLLSNHENTIPLISFVVPTFNTPSRYLDDLLASFRIQEQSLVQMVLSDDGSTSTATRAWLDSRRSEPNVVILRNIENRGIAAATNAGIAAADGTWIGFVDHDDALSPHAASLIAKTLEAHPLAKFVYTDEIIANATLQPTGYFLKPAHDPVLFSGVNYINHLSLCLKKRIVECGGLCDGFQGSQDYEFLLRYLNGLGDEEILHLPYPAYVWRRDDRSYSSRFLDTATLHARKALAHHYAVNGHPVVVESALTTHLHRIRFDLIKRSVPRVSIVIPNRNAFELISRLLVELETKTDYPDIEIIVIDNGSTDARVLNLYRSHARQRSTTIVKIEPEPFNFARSVNKGIRLASGDLILLLNNDIEIMDSEWLREMVGCFDYPRTGIVGARLLYPDKTIQHAGVIVGFGGFAGHWFSGKPHSFPGPMARLHVRQSLTAVTGACMLISRTCVERVGLFDEEAFAIAYNDVDFCLRAGQLGYRIVWTPFATLIHHESASRGSDETRENIARFRREQANLDARHGTSKYQDRAANPWYTRNRSEPSLVMLDHLPSARM from the coding sequence TTGTCAACATGGCAAGCCATCGATGAGGATCCTGCCTTTCTTCTGTCGTTTCAACTGCTCCGGCCTCGTTTCCTTCTGATTCACCTTGAAGGCGCCGCGAGCACGATTGATCCTGTGCTGTATCTCGATACTGGAATGAAGTTTTCTGAGGCCGAGAGCTTTGCCCTTGGCATTGGGAAAAGACTTGTCTGTGTTGTCGCGCCGCGCAGCCTGCCCAGCCTTCTCCGGATTCGCCTCGACCCTTGCTCGCGGCCTGTTCGGTTTCGCTTGACCATTACTTGGTCAAATGCGGCCGGTCCCGTACAAAAGCAACTCGCACGCGCCACGCAGTGGAATGGGCAGCAAAGCGCGCATGCGACTCTGTTTGCTCGTTTCGGCGAAGATCCACTTTGGTCGAATGAGACAGGATCTTTTCGTCCCGTTAAAACGTCTTTTTCCAGCGTGGCAGATCATTATAGCAAAGTTGTCGGACTTGCCGCGATTCAAGCGCCGCCGCTTCTGTCAAACCACGAGAATACCATCCCTCTTATATCCTTTGTTGTACCAACTTTTAATACGCCAAGCCGCTATCTCGACGATTTATTGGCTTCTTTCCGGATTCAAGAACAGAGTCTTGTCCAGATGGTGTTGAGCGACGACGGTTCGACGTCAACGGCGACAAGGGCTTGGTTAGACTCTCGTCGATCCGAACCCAATGTTGTCATCCTGCGCAACATCGAGAATCGGGGGATCGCGGCGGCGACGAATGCAGGAATTGCCGCGGCCGATGGAACCTGGATCGGTTTTGTCGACCACGACGACGCGCTCTCCCCTCATGCCGCGTCTCTCATCGCCAAGACGCTCGAAGCCCACCCGCTCGCTAAATTTGTCTACACGGATGAAATCATCGCCAACGCTACCCTGCAGCCAACCGGCTATTTTCTCAAACCGGCTCATGACCCAGTTCTTTTTTCTGGCGTAAACTACATCAACCATCTGTCGCTCTGCCTTAAGAAACGGATCGTCGAATGTGGCGGATTGTGTGACGGGTTTCAGGGCTCCCAGGATTACGAGTTCCTGTTGCGCTACCTCAATGGTTTGGGTGATGAGGAGATATTGCATCTTCCCTATCCCGCATATGTCTGGCGCCGCGACGATCGCAGCTATTCCTCGCGCTTTTTGGATACAGCGACCCTGCATGCGCGCAAGGCACTCGCGCATCATTATGCGGTCAATGGACACCCTGTCGTAGTCGAAAGCGCTCTCACCACGCATCTTCATCGGATACGCTTCGATCTTATCAAAAGATCTGTACCAAGGGTTTCGATCGTTATCCCGAACCGCAATGCCTTCGAACTCATCTCACGGTTGCTCGTTGAACTCGAGACCAAGACGGATTATCCGGATATCGAAATTATCGTGATAGACAATGGGTCAACGGACGCGCGCGTCCTTAATCTTTATCGATCTCACGCCCGTCAGCGGTCCACGACGATTGTGAAGATCGAGCCCGAACCATTCAACTTTGCGCGCTCGGTCAACAAAGGGATCCGTCTTGCAAGTGGCGATCTCATTCTCTTGCTCAACAATGATATCGAGATCATGGATTCGGAGTGGCTTCGCGAAATGGTGGGATGCTTTGATTACCCACGCACGGGAATTGTGGGGGCCCGCTTGCTCTATCCAGATAAAACCATCCAGCACGCGGGTGTTATCGTGGGGTTCGGTGGTTTCGCGGGACATTGGTTTAGCGGCAAGCCACATAGCTTTCCCGGCCCAATGGCGCGTCTCCACGTCCGCCAATCGCTTACCGCCGTCACCGGCGCCTGTATGCTCATCTCGCGCACATGCGTGGAAAGAGTTGGTCTTTTTGACGAAGAAGCTTTTGCTATCGCCTACAACGACGTCGACTTTTGTCTGCGAGCCGGACAACTTGGTTATCGTATCGTGTGGACGCCATTTGCTACTTTGATTCATCATGAGTCCGCTTCGCGCGGAAGCGATGAGACGCGTGAAAATATCGCTCGCTTTCGAAGGGAGCAAGCAAATCTCGATGCCCGTCATGGGACATCGAAATATCAGGACCGGGCAGCAAATCCCTGGTACACGCGCAACCGCTCGGAACCCAGCTTAGTCATGCTTGACCATTTGCCTTCTGCCCGTATGTGA
- a CDS encoding lipopolysaccharide biosynthesis protein has protein sequence MTEKMPAEIGANDASNRRSGGLNPRERSQLISEALSDAARRMRFSTRGRRSLSSGGFRARPGQRAQQIFYLVSFVVMVAIPILGAAVYYGLIASDQYAAEARFTVRGGAAPKLDSLAALTGVPTMQIIQDTQIVINFIESRAIVEELDQKIDLRHMFSRSGIDIFSRFNPKKPIEKLLRYWKTMVDTSVQMPSGIVVLTVRAFSPEDATKIADGILDASEKLINDMNDRMRRDAVALSELEQQRAGERLTQARIALEKARNDEGMLSAEGTADAVNNLIGAARSDLLKMQQEFETQKRNVSINAPQMRYLQTRINATNEQIALLQEKLTNTTDKDGAKAISNVMSKLNHLELDRQISEKLYSSTVAALERARLSSESKTLYINSFVLPVLPQEAKYPRRFLIICGVAVASLLFWGLLCGLTALVRNNIAR, from the coding sequence ATGACGGAAAAGATGCCTGCCGAGATCGGCGCGAACGATGCCAGCAATCGGCGCAGTGGCGGTCTTAACCCGCGTGAGCGTTCTCAGCTCATCTCCGAAGCGTTAAGTGATGCGGCCCGCAGAATGCGGTTTTCGACCCGCGGCCGGAGATCGCTTTCCTCAGGCGGATTTCGTGCCCGGCCGGGGCAAAGAGCCCAGCAAATCTTCTACCTCGTGAGCTTCGTGGTTATGGTCGCGATCCCAATTCTTGGCGCGGCTGTCTACTATGGCTTGATTGCCAGCGACCAATATGCGGCGGAAGCGCGCTTCACCGTTCGTGGGGGTGCCGCTCCAAAACTCGACAGCCTCGCCGCCCTTACCGGCGTGCCGACAATGCAGATCATCCAAGATACGCAGATTGTTATAAATTTCATTGAAAGCCGGGCTATTGTCGAAGAGTTGGACCAGAAAATTGACCTGCGGCACATGTTCAGCCGATCTGGCATCGATATTTTTTCCCGCTTTAACCCAAAAAAACCGATCGAAAAACTTTTGCGCTATTGGAAAACAATGGTCGATACCTCCGTGCAGATGCCGTCGGGTATCGTTGTGCTTACGGTGCGCGCCTTCAGTCCGGAAGATGCAACAAAAATTGCCGATGGAATATTGGACGCTAGCGAGAAGCTGATCAATGATATGAATGATCGCATGCGCCGTGATGCAGTTGCTTTGAGCGAGTTGGAACAGCAGCGCGCCGGGGAGCGGCTGACTCAAGCTCGTATCGCGCTGGAAAAAGCACGCAACGACGAAGGCATGTTGAGTGCGGAGGGTACTGCGGACGCCGTGAATAACCTTATTGGTGCTGCACGGAGTGATCTTCTCAAGATGCAACAGGAGTTTGAAACCCAAAAGCGCAATGTTTCGATCAACGCACCGCAAATGCGTTACCTGCAAACGCGCATAAACGCCACAAATGAGCAAATTGCTTTGTTACAAGAGAAACTGACAAACACAACAGACAAGGACGGCGCCAAGGCCATCTCAAATGTTATGTCTAAATTGAATCATTTGGAACTCGATCGTCAAATTTCCGAAAAACTTTATAGTTCGACCGTTGCCGCACTCGAACGGGCCCGCCTTTCGAGCGAAAGCAAAACGCTTTATATAAATTCATTCGTTCTTCCTGTATTGCCGCAAGAAGCCAAATATCCCCGACGCTTTTTGATCATTTGCGGCGTCGCTGTAGCATCCCTCCTGTTCTGGGGTCTCCTTTGTGGATTAACCGCCTTGGTGCGCAACAACATCGCACGGTAA
- a CDS encoding ABC transporter ATP-binding protein, with translation MIQLSNVFKFYKTQQHIKVVLDHVSTVFESGWSYGLLGVNGAGKSTTMRLLAGTELPNSGKVRRSVRVSWPLGFAGGFHPQMTGRDNLHFVARIYGQNVRKVSDFVEDFSELGDYLDAPVKTYSSGMMARLAFGLSMAIEFDCYLIDEVTAVGDARFQRRCQEAFTHRRKNADLIVVSHSIETIKSYCDRGGVLVDGRLIMFASVDQAIEMYNRMNR, from the coding sequence ATGATTCAATTGAGCAACGTTTTCAAATTCTACAAAACCCAACAACACATCAAGGTCGTCCTCGACCACGTTTCGACGGTTTTCGAAAGTGGCTGGTCATATGGCTTGCTTGGTGTCAATGGTGCTGGCAAATCAACAACCATGCGGCTCCTCGCCGGGACTGAACTTCCAAACTCTGGCAAAGTACGGCGTTCGGTCCGAGTCTCCTGGCCTCTCGGGTTCGCCGGGGGCTTCCATCCGCAGATGACCGGCCGCGACAACCTTCACTTTGTGGCGCGCATCTATGGCCAGAATGTGAGGAAAGTTTCGGATTTTGTGGAAGATTTCTCGGAATTGGGCGACTATCTGGATGCGCCGGTCAAAACATATTCTTCCGGCATGATGGCGCGCTTGGCTTTTGGTTTGTCCATGGCAATCGAATTCGATTGCTATTTGATTGACGAAGTTACAGCGGTGGGAGACGCTCGTTTTCAACGGCGGTGCCAGGAAGCTTTCACCCACCGACGGAAGAATGCGGATTTGATTGTCGTGTCCCACTCGATCGAGACAATCAAATCCTATTGCGACCGGGGCGGGGTTCTGGTCGATGGGCGGCTGATCATGTTCGCTTCAGTGGATCAGGCCATCGAAATGTACAATCGCATGAATCGGTAG
- a CDS encoding class I SAM-dependent methyltransferase, protein MTNLNTESATWMRSIRRPSIIEGVRELLNRTFVEPSKPPKKRRDLFEDLRNTCLNDYYIDNYPSAEAGLALFSNTWSSHIPVEGKVTGNLPLFADARLSWLFDQIGGIEGWNVLELGPLEAAHTSMLHAKGAASITAIEANAICYLKCLVIKEIFRLERAHFTLGNFERFLSDTQERFDLIVASGVLYHLMDPLLALLDLMRLTDRIFVWSHFFDDAAMPITDMRRSHFTRETIEREYKGAHLTYHVRSYGSMSHSGTFCGGIHGNSVWLELPQVSALLEQNGYHLTLGFEQPDHANGPAACFVAVRV, encoded by the coding sequence TTGACAAATCTGAATACAGAAAGTGCGACTTGGATGCGATCGATTAGAAGGCCATCTATAATTGAGGGGGTAAGGGAGTTACTTAATCGCACTTTTGTAGAACCCTCGAAGCCTCCAAAAAAGCGCAGAGATCTATTTGAGGATCTTCGAAATACTTGCCTTAATGACTATTATATTGATAATTATCCTTCGGCCGAGGCTGGACTGGCGCTTTTTTCCAATACTTGGTCGTCGCATATTCCTGTTGAAGGCAAAGTCACAGGAAATTTGCCCCTTTTCGCCGACGCCCGTCTGAGTTGGCTGTTCGATCAGATTGGCGGGATCGAAGGATGGAATGTTCTCGAGTTGGGACCTCTCGAAGCCGCACATACTTCAATGTTACACGCGAAAGGCGCGGCCTCCATCACGGCGATCGAGGCCAACGCGATCTGTTATCTAAAATGTCTCGTTATCAAAGAAATTTTTCGCCTTGAGCGGGCACATTTCACACTTGGAAATTTTGAACGGTTTTTGAGTGACACCCAAGAACGTTTCGACCTTATCGTCGCGAGCGGGGTTCTATATCATCTCATGGATCCGCTCTTGGCGTTGCTTGACTTGATGCGTCTCACGGACCGCATTTTTGTATGGAGTCATTTTTTCGATGATGCGGCCATGCCCATTACAGATATGCGGAGAAGTCATTTTACGCGAGAAACCATCGAGCGGGAATACAAAGGCGCGCATCTTACTTATCACGTCCGCAGTTATGGCAGCATGTCACATTCTGGTACTTTCTGTGGCGGAATTCATGGAAATTCCGTGTGGCTGGAACTTCCTCAGGTTTCTGCGCTCCTTGAACAAAACGGCTATCATTTGACCTTGGGGTTTGAACAGCCCGACCATGCCAATGGACCGGCCGCCTGCTTTGTCGCGGTTCGGGTGTGA